The following coding sequences are from one Treponema bryantii window:
- the add gene encoding adenosine deaminase: protein MDKSEFKTFLSAIPKAELHIHLEAVISLNGIKKLYKNKFDKEMTKEEQKELFSYNDLNGFIQSFLKIQGLYSSVEDFRIVFDELKDYLVKNGITYTEVFFAPTAFLKLGFKYEDMVRVFHEKITEIKKETGITIKLLMDVSRTFGCDNAMHNYELLKQYPCEDIIGIGLGGAEAKGPAKDFAPVYELALKEGWHAVVHAGEDVGPESIWDSINYLHTERVGHGITAIQDEKLMEELKKSQLPIEICITSNTFTKKIVQKAKDHPVRAFYDKGIAVNINTDDPVFFKTTLLDEFWICHNDLNFTMDEIKELVKNSFRQSFMSDNEKKEAVKSVDAAWQI from the coding sequence TTGGACAAGTCAGAGTTTAAAACATTTTTATCAGCTATTCCAAAAGCAGAACTTCATATTCATCTTGAAGCAGTAATTTCATTAAACGGAATTAAAAAGCTCTACAAGAATAAATTTGACAAAGAAATGACAAAAGAAGAGCAGAAAGAGCTCTTTTCATATAATGATTTGAACGGCTTCATTCAGTCGTTCCTTAAAATTCAGGGATTGTATTCTTCTGTTGAAGACTTCCGTATAGTTTTTGATGAACTTAAGGACTATCTTGTTAAAAACGGCATTACTTATACAGAAGTTTTCTTTGCGCCTACAGCATTCCTAAAACTTGGATTTAAATACGAAGACATGGTTCGTGTTTTCCACGAAAAAATCACAGAAATCAAAAAAGAAACCGGTATTACCATTAAGCTTTTGATGGATGTAAGCCGTACTTTTGGTTGTGATAACGCAATGCATAACTATGAACTCTTAAAGCAGTATCCATGTGAAGACATAATTGGAATTGGTCTTGGTGGAGCAGAAGCAAAAGGCCCTGCAAAAGACTTTGCTCCAGTTTACGAACTTGCTCTTAAAGAAGGCTGGCATGCAGTAGTACATGCCGGTGAAGACGTAGGTCCGGAAAGTATCTGGGATTCCATCAATTATCTTCATACAGAACGCGTTGGTCACGGAATTACTGCCATTCAGGATGAAAAACTGATGGAAGAACTCAAAAAATCACAACTTCCAATCGAAATCTGTATTACATCAAATACATTTACAAAGAAGATTGTTCAGAAAGCTAAGGATCATCCGGTTCGTGCCTTCTACGACAAGGGAATTGCCGTAAACATAAACACTGATGACCCTGTATTCTTTAAGACTACCCTTCTCGATGAGTTCTGGATCTGTCACAACGACCTGAACTTTACAATGGATGAGATTAAGGAACTCGTTAAAAACAGTTTCCGTCAGTCATTTATGAGCGACAACGAGAAGAAAGAAGCAGTAAAATCTGTCGACGCAGCATGGCAGATTTAG
- a CDS encoding tRNA uridine-5-carboxymethylaminomethyl modification enzyme MnmG/GidA: MPGFYDYYDVAVVGAGHAGIEAGLACARMGLKTVLITQTPDAIARMSCNPSIGGIAKGNIVREIDALGGQMAKLIDKSMIQFRMLNKSRGPAVQAPRSQADKITYSQLARKTCETTENLYTLMDTVIDILTTASTTPLPPNSDSAAEKGTIPGEFRGDGRTEAAKSGMRQKVTGIVTERGRIIPVRSVVLTTGTFLGGRIFIGEYDAPCGRVGEPAAYGLTESLHRLGFTTGRLKTGTPPRILRKTVDFSKLDEQPGDTEVIPFSFETERVERPLVNCHIVYTNEETHKIIRDNIGRSPLYSGKISGIGPRYCPSIEDKVMRFADRDRHQIFVEPEGLETDEIYLNGLSSSLPECVQDAFMRTMHGFENAVQSRPGYAVEYDFVEPTQLYPSLETKRVAGLFNAGQINGTSGYEEAAGQGLIAGMNAGLYAREHIKLCGPLAEIPHTLNGVASSTEPGAFRPKADMTNEEKAKFAEISERETHELNDYERGVQKNAGFDAFDKIPDFEPVILGRDEAYIGVLIDDLVTLGTKEPYRMFTARAEYRLKLRHDTADRRLAKYAFRCGLKTQAQFDAVNEKYARLSEIEALLLKKPDMENPGYPEADWEMAKIDAKYKYYIEKQDKRVEKLHKMENARIPADFDYGSIPSLSAESRNKLEAIRPVTLGQANRISGIRNSDIMLLMVYLKR, from the coding sequence ATGCCTGGTTTTTATGATTATTATGATGTGGCTGTTGTAGGAGCCGGTCACGCGGGAATTGAAGCAGGACTTGCCTGCGCACGAATGGGATTGAAAACTGTACTTATTACCCAGACTCCAGATGCAATTGCCAGAATGAGTTGTAACCCTTCTATTGGTGGAATCGCAAAGGGAAATATTGTTCGTGAAATTGACGCACTCGGCGGCCAGATGGCTAAGCTGATTGATAAATCTATGATTCAGTTCCGCATGCTTAATAAGAGCCGTGGCCCTGCTGTTCAGGCACCTCGCTCTCAGGCTGATAAGATTACTTATTCTCAGCTTGCACGTAAAACCTGTGAAACAACTGAAAATCTTTATACATTGATGGATACTGTAATTGATATCCTGACTACTGCATCTACAACACCTCTTCCTCCGAACAGCGATAGTGCTGCGGAGAAGGGAACTATCCCTGGCGAGTTCCGTGGAGACGGACGCACAGAAGCTGCAAAGAGCGGAATGCGTCAGAAGGTAACCGGCATTGTCACTGAACGCGGCAGAATTATTCCTGTTCGCTCTGTTGTTCTTACAACCGGAACCTTCCTTGGCGGACGTATTTTTATTGGTGAATATGATGCTCCTTGCGGACGTGTAGGGGAGCCTGCAGCATACGGTCTTACAGAAAGCTTGCATCGTCTTGGTTTTACAACCGGTCGTCTTAAGACAGGAACACCACCGCGCATCCTTCGCAAAACTGTAGATTTTTCTAAACTCGACGAACAGCCGGGTGACACAGAAGTAATTCCTTTCAGTTTTGAGACAGAGCGTGTAGAACGTCCTCTTGTAAACTGCCATATCGTATATACAAACGAAGAAACTCATAAAATAATCCGCGACAACATTGGCCGCTCGCCGCTTTATTCTGGTAAAATCAGTGGTATTGGTCCTCGCTACTGTCCTTCTATTGAAGATAAGGTTATGCGCTTTGCAGACCGCGACCGCCATCAGATTTTCGTAGAGCCGGAAGGTCTTGAAACAGATGAGATTTATTTGAATGGACTTTCTTCGAGCCTTCCTGAATGTGTACAGGATGCTTTTATGCGTACAATGCACGGTTTTGAAAATGCCGTACAGAGCCGTCCGGGGTATGCCGTAGAATATGATTTTGTTGAGCCAACTCAGTTGTACCCTTCGCTTGAAACAAAGCGTGTCGCAGGCCTTTTTAATGCCGGACAGATTAACGGAACCTCTGGTTATGAGGAAGCAGCCGGTCAGGGACTTATTGCCGGAATGAATGCAGGTCTTTATGCGCGTGAGCACATTAAGCTTTGCGGACCTCTTGCAGAAATCCCTCATACACTCAATGGTGTTGCTTCAAGTACAGAGCCAGGTGCTTTCCGCCCTAAGGCAGATATGACAAACGAAGAAAAAGCAAAGTTTGCCGAAATCTCAGAACGCGAAACTCACGAACTCAACGACTATGAGCGTGGCGTTCAGAAAAATGCCGGCTTTGATGCCTTTGACAAGATTCCAGACTTTGAGCCGGTAATTCTTGGTCGCGACGAGGCTTACATCGGTGTTCTTATTGATGACCTTGTAACTCTCGGAACAAAAGAGCCTTACCGTATGTTTACTGCCCGCGCAGAATACCGCTTAAAGCTCCGTCACGATACAGCAGACCGCCGCCTTGCAAAATACGCTTTCCGCTGTGGACTTAAGACTCAGGCTCAGTTTGATGCTGTAAACGAAAAATATGCGCGTCTTTCAGAAATTGAAGCACTGCTTCTTAAAAAGCCTGATATGGAAAACCCCGGCTACCCTGAAGCAGACTGGGAAATGGCAAAAATTGACGCAAAATATAAGTATTATATAGAAAAGCAGGATAAGCGCGTGGAAAAACTTCACAAAATGGAGAATGCCCGCATTCCTGCAGACTTTGATTACGGCAGTATTCCGTCGCTTTCGGCAGAAAGCCGCAATAAACTCGAAGCAATCCGTCCGGTAACTCTGGGACAGGCAAACCGTATCAGCGGAATCAGAAACAGTGACATTATGCTGTTAATGGTTTACCTGAAACGCTAG
- a CDS encoding SpiroCoCo family coiled-coil protein, with protein sequence MEIVIAILFSTVISMGVSLYFRMLSKKDDPLERINKFANKKTNELNEAFGKIQTRFNTIISDFNAQQTQANAAVKLLKQQNEDFNAKMQTFDQSINAVKNIKSQIDAYSKILNELNDMTAQVEENLERLHKESGVITSLDGKLSKQQQQIVAIEKKIPEISKEFSAKNAEQLKAVGTTLIENYETRAAKLTADIKASQGDAEKALSEIRQSIQEAYNDAAASAEKLENTAFVHLSEQAQQRTDKYLKELGDQTAALQSELEKQTLAIRNDITNRTGIIHSELEAKEKELIKMFEDKTAAATASYKESENKLLTDAKTNLIKINEKFNEKLGQLSEAFAGKVDALQTKYNQQLESIGGRNDGIIAKTLARFNEDSNKLEAEYTKQMESIQKKNEGNYSALSEKFNSDFQKFQEAYTSAFENATATNNKKVNDFNQLFVEEHKKFAEEHERLVQDFAAAINESQSVNDRKLAELKDSQDEQIQSLNEIYNSEYTKIKEEYIGRFESLQDEYSQQIDGLQNVFGNRIEELSNTEDDYKARIENLRSQLEISLRQCNERSASLQTEISDMQEKLTETLKQVASEATTSVQNAESSVQAIKTQCDEAERKAAALKPELEEKIAQMNMSLDNVQNETLQKLERLQSATEAQINAIQQETTSKIEQLQDASDSQITAIQRETSDKLEQFQNSSENHIEEIQKETEEKIDRIQTSADNQITAILSETGTKIKEFQAKTEQALKALQSDSAQKYETIKAESNSKFDNFRKETNTKIEVFQNEADNQIEDFKKDAASKIGSFQNEAETQIAEFKKDTTAKLENFQNEADRQIEGFKGDTTTRLDNFQNETNARLESLTKIITDSVRKAVSESEVKHLNILENVDSQLNAYKKDIEYKLSQIQVSESDIDTLEKSLKAAMAEVQNRILRDFDTFTTSQKQKHEEFSNTIKEDSAEIESKITEINRSLDSLKETATGSMSAKIQEFESEFNQILSTKSNQIDSDLSEWKSDLDTKLTKISNTYEDNRKKLETKYLDEFKTGIEGLQTRASDQYTKVAASIERTKQEMEDSIKDIQDFVNRYKSDTDNSLNTLTKTSEEVLKKEIENNKELVQTTLSKLQEELLGDLKLFEESLKTRQETGSSSIDAALAEFNTWKQQLKTQFEDSAAIFNTDLEKFKAQSDDKINEEAQKLLQNMNDYAVAVQNQHNELNDKIADLENKTGTSIKEYEEKSKSILNQMGSMYKKMLEDTKSRLEEQEAAAKERTEAFKKDIKEAEDRNAANQSAFTLKMQDNANLIQTRLGDIEKELQDVKSNIQNYETADKMRRQLEANVAELNNSFTKLKGYADSADKMNVQYTSILKINEEINRQLAGMEAQKNRVIGLEQQFNKMLALSNTIDDRIQSLNTTSDDLQSMEVTVRNYNDRLQYVSEQYERLDKKDEVVTRIMTDVDNQFEKLKELEQRLTNCNRQAVSLPQEIKEVQANVDKILQSGPKLTTAIGKLEDLDGIITDTEKRIEALNSVQKGIQKTQLDLEGINRDVDNKFNILQKMTQQELAKKPRAKGNTINPQINETVRTLKRKGWTIAEIAENVKLTENEVDLILQLPE encoded by the coding sequence ATGGAAATCGTAATCGCAATTCTCTTTTCTACAGTCATTTCAATGGGAGTGTCTTTGTACTTCCGTATGCTGAGTAAGAAAGACGACCCTCTGGAACGAATCAATAAATTTGCAAACAAGAAAACTAATGAACTCAACGAAGCTTTTGGAAAAATTCAGACCAGATTCAATACGATTATTTCAGACTTCAACGCACAGCAGACACAGGCAAATGCCGCAGTAAAACTTTTAAAGCAGCAGAATGAAGATTTTAATGCTAAGATGCAGACCTTTGATCAGAGCATCAATGCAGTAAAAAACATTAAATCTCAGATTGATGCATATTCAAAAATTCTCAACGAGCTCAATGATATGACAGCTCAGGTTGAAGAAAATCTTGAACGTCTTCATAAGGAAAGCGGTGTAATTACTTCTCTTGATGGAAAGCTCTCAAAACAGCAGCAGCAGATTGTCGCAATCGAAAAGAAAATTCCAGAAATCTCAAAGGAATTCTCAGCAAAGAATGCAGAACAGCTTAAGGCTGTTGGCACTACCCTCATTGAGAACTACGAAACCCGTGCTGCAAAACTTACAGCAGATATTAAAGCATCTCAGGGAGATGCAGAAAAAGCTCTCAGTGAAATCAGACAGAGTATTCAGGAAGCTTATAATGATGCTGCAGCAAGTGCAGAAAAACTTGAAAACACAGCCTTTGTTCACCTCAGCGAGCAGGCTCAGCAGAGAACAGATAAATATCTTAAAGAACTCGGTGATCAGACAGCAGCCCTTCAGAGTGAACTCGAAAAGCAGACTCTCGCAATCAGAAATGACATTACAAACAGAACAGGAATCATTCATTCTGAACTTGAAGCAAAAGAAAAAGAACTTATCAAAATGTTTGAAGATAAGACAGCCGCTGCAACTGCTTCTTACAAAGAATCTGAAAACAAGCTCCTTACAGATGCAAAAACAAATCTCATAAAGATTAACGAAAAGTTCAACGAAAAACTCGGACAGCTTTCAGAAGCCTTTGCCGGTAAAGTGGATGCACTTCAGACAAAATACAATCAGCAGCTTGAATCTATCGGCGGACGTAACGACGGAATTATTGCAAAAACACTTGCCCGCTTTAATGAAGACAGCAATAAGCTTGAAGCAGAATACACAAAGCAGATGGAAAGCATTCAGAAGAAAAATGAAGGTAACTACTCTGCCCTTTCTGAAAAGTTCAACAGTGACTTCCAGAAATTCCAGGAAGCCTATACTTCTGCTTTTGAGAATGCAACCGCTACAAATAATAAGAAGGTAAATGACTTCAACCAGCTCTTTGTAGAAGAACATAAAAAGTTTGCAGAAGAGCATGAACGCCTTGTTCAGGATTTTGCTGCAGCAATAAATGAATCACAGAGCGTAAACGACAGAAAGCTTGCAGAACTCAAGGATTCTCAGGATGAACAGATTCAGAGCCTGAACGAAATCTACAATTCAGAATATACAAAAATCAAGGAAGAATACATCGGTCGCTTTGAGTCTCTTCAGGATGAATACTCACAGCAGATTGACGGCCTTCAGAATGTATTTGGAAACCGTATCGAAGAGCTTTCTAATACAGAAGATGATTACAAGGCAAGAATTGAAAACCTCCGCAGTCAGCTCGAAATCAGTCTTCGTCAGTGCAACGAACGTTCAGCTTCTCTCCAGACAGAAATTTCTGACATGCAGGAAAAACTTACTGAAACCCTCAAACAGGTTGCTTCAGAAGCTACAACTTCCGTTCAGAATGCAGAATCTTCTGTACAGGCAATCAAGACTCAGTGTGATGAAGCAGAACGCAAGGCTGCAGCTCTTAAACCAGAACTCGAAGAAAAGATTGCTCAGATGAATATGAGCCTCGACAACGTTCAGAACGAAACTCTCCAGAAACTCGAAAGACTTCAGTCTGCAACAGAAGCTCAGATTAACGCAATTCAACAAGAAACAACTTCAAAGATTGAACAGCTTCAGGATGCATCTGATTCTCAGATTACAGCCATTCAGAGAGAAACGTCTGACAAACTTGAACAGTTCCAGAACTCATCTGAAAATCATATTGAAGAAATCCAGAAAGAAACTGAAGAAAAGATTGATCGTATTCAGACCTCGGCAGATAATCAGATTACTGCAATTCTTTCTGAGACAGGAACAAAAATCAAAGAGTTCCAGGCTAAAACAGAGCAGGCACTTAAAGCACTTCAGAGTGATTCTGCACAGAAGTATGAAACTATCAAGGCAGAAAGCAATTCTAAGTTTGATAATTTCAGAAAAGAAACAAATACAAAGATTGAAGTTTTCCAGAACGAAGCTGATAACCAGATTGAAGACTTTAAGAAAGATGCTGCTTCAAAAATCGGAAGTTTCCAGAATGAAGCAGAAACTCAGATTGCAGAATTCAAAAAGGATACAACTGCAAAACTTGAAAACTTCCAGAACGAAGCAGACCGCCAGATTGAAGGCTTTAAGGGAGATACTACAACCCGTCTCGACAACTTCCAGAACGAAACAAACGCTCGTCTCGAAAGCCTTACAAAAATCATTACCGATTCTGTTCGCAAGGCAGTTTCAGAAAGCGAAGTTAAACACCTCAATATTCTTGAAAATGTTGACAGTCAGCTCAATGCCTATAAGAAAGATATTGAATACAAACTGTCACAGATTCAGGTTTCAGAAAGCGATATCGATACACTCGAAAAGAGCCTTAAGGCTGCAATGGCTGAAGTTCAGAACAGAATTCTCAGAGACTTCGATACCTTTACTACAAGCCAGAAGCAGAAGCATGAAGAATTCAGTAATACAATCAAAGAAGATTCAGCCGAAATTGAATCTAAGATTACAGAAATCAACCGCTCACTCGACAGCCTCAAAGAAACTGCAACCGGCAGCATGAGTGCTAAGATTCAGGAATTTGAATCAGAGTTTAATCAGATTCTTTCAACAAAGAGCAATCAGATTGATTCTGATCTTTCTGAATGGAAGAGCGACCTTGATACAAAGCTCACAAAAATCTCCAACACATACGAAGACAACCGTAAAAAGCTTGAGACTAAATATCTTGATGAGTTCAAGACAGGAATTGAAGGACTTCAGACAAGAGCTTCTGATCAGTACACAAAGGTTGCAGCATCCATTGAACGCACAAAGCAGGAAATGGAAGATTCAATTAAAGACATTCAGGACTTTGTTAACCGCTATAAGAGTGATACAGATAATTCCCTCAACACTCTTACAAAAACATCTGAAGAAGTTCTTAAGAAAGAAATTGAAAACAATAAAGAACTTGTACAGACTACCCTTTCAAAGCTTCAGGAAGAATTGCTTGGAGACCTTAAGCTGTTTGAAGAATCTCTTAAGACAAGACAGGAAACAGGTTCCTCTTCAATCGATGCCGCTCTTGCAGAATTCAATACCTGGAAGCAGCAGCTTAAAACTCAGTTCGAGGATTCAGCCGCAATCTTCAATACTGACCTTGAAAAGTTCAAGGCACAGTCTGATGATAAGATTAACGAAGAAGCACAGAAGCTTCTCCAGAATATGAATGATTACGCAGTTGCAGTTCAGAATCAGCATAATGAACTCAACGACAAGATTGCTGATCTTGAAAACAAGACCGGTACTTCTATTAAAGAATACGAAGAAAAGTCAAAATCAATTTTAAATCAGATGGGCAGTATGTACAAGAAAATGCTTGAAGATACTAAGTCTCGTCTCGAAGAACAGGAAGCAGCTGCAAAAGAAAGAACAGAAGCATTCAAGAAAGACATCAAGGAAGCAGAAGACAGAAATGCTGCAAATCAATCTGCCTTCACTCTTAAGATGCAGGACAACGCAAACCTTATTCAGACCCGTCTCGGCGACATTGAAAAGGAATTGCAGGACGTTAAATCTAACATTCAGAACTATGAAACTGCAGACAAGATGCGCCGTCAGCTCGAAGCAAATGTTGCAGAGCTTAACAATTCATTCACAAAACTTAAGGGCTATGCAGATTCAGCTGATAAGATGAATGTTCAGTATACTTCTATCCTTAAGATAAACGAAGAAATTAACCGCCAGCTTGCAGGAATGGAAGCACAGAAAAACCGCGTTATTGGTCTTGAGCAGCAGTTCAATAAGATGCTCGCTCTTTCAAACACAATTGATGATCGTATTCAGTCTTTGAACACAACTTCTGATGACCTGCAATCTATGGAAGTTACAGTACGTAATTACAACGACCGTCTTCAGTACGTTTCTGAACAATATGAACGTCTGGACAAAAAAGATGAAGTTGTAACACGCATTATGACTGATGTTGATAATCAGTTTGAAAAACTTAAGGAACTCGAACAGAGACTTACAAACTGTAACCGTCAGGCTGTTTCATTGCCACAGGAAATCAAAGAGGTTCAGGCAAACGTTGATAAGATTCTCCAGAGTGGACCTAAACTTACTACAGCTATCGGAAAACTTGAAGATCTTGATGGTATTATCACTGATACAGAAAAGCGTATTGAAGCACTCAATTCTGTTCAGAAAGGTATTCAGAAGACACAGCTCGATCTTGAAGGCATCAACCGCGATGTTGATAACAAGTTCAACATCTTACAGAAGATGACTCAGCAGGAACTTGCTAAAAAGCCAAGAGCAAAGGGAAATACAATAAA
- a CDS encoding HAD family hydrolase yields MNNVDLKQIKAVAFDIDGTLYRAWKFNLRIAPYFLFHSFFFLKYGLVRNIMHRTEPTPEFVKLQASHMAKKLKCSPEEAEQRLEKIIYKGLEKYFVNLKPCKGALEFIHKLKDNGYKLGLLSDFPPEQKGDIWGVRDLCDVVLGSEEAGALKPDPTPFLRLAKEFNLPPEQILYVGNHHKYDILGAHNAGMKTAWLILPHCGWIGKKSKIADLTFWHYNQLSDWFFGSE; encoded by the coding sequence GTGAATAATGTTGATTTAAAACAGATTAAGGCTGTTGCATTTGACATCGATGGTACTCTCTACAGGGCATGGAAGTTCAATCTTCGTATTGCTCCTTATTTTCTGTTTCATTCTTTCTTCTTCTTGAAATATGGTCTCGTTCGCAACATTATGCATAGAACTGAGCCAACTCCAGAATTTGTAAAACTCCAGGCTTCGCACATGGCAAAAAAGCTCAAGTGTTCGCCGGAAGAAGCAGAACAAAGACTTGAAAAGATTATTTACAAAGGACTGGAAAAATACTTTGTAAACCTGAAGCCTTGCAAAGGGGCTTTGGAATTCATTCATAAACTCAAAGATAATGGATATAAACTTGGACTTCTCTCTGATTTCCCTCCTGAACAGAAGGGTGATATCTGGGGAGTCCGTGATTTATGTGATGTAGTTCTTGGTTCAGAAGAGGCGGGAGCTCTTAAACCGGATCCTACTCCATTTCTCCGACTGGCAAAGGAATTCAACCTGCCGCCGGAACAAATTCTTTATGTGGGAAATCATCACAAATACGACATTCTTGGAGCGCACAACGCAGGCATGAAAACAGCCTGGCTGATTCTTCCGCATTGCGGATGGATTGGTAAAAAATCAAAAATAGCTGATTTAACTTTCTGGCATTATAACCAGTTATCAGACTGGTTCTTTGGTTCAGAATAA
- a CDS encoding HD domain-containing phosphohydrolase: MMDLRIIYLIALFISLVALYIYYEFNSNNLNKNYLTLFLTTFVSNFGYAMSVHADTLEGALSGNLLSYIGSIFTILFGLVVVIDMCHKRFYFILRFGLVITATVISILLATTKETGFFFSDPYIIKQYGLTLIKFKMGPAMILYIGFLALINLSAILTVIHSIFTKKNVSKKSLQILLCMLIFGTMAYIIPISLGTRINLMPYTYIIMEAFFLYFSAKTNTYDLQLNLLNVYKNRTGYGYIAFDNKKRFLGCDAFALTFFPKLGDLSLDSYIPKSYSNIIENLHYKDPKWEWNEHCNEDFRIQYGNKAGICTIHRISTSRMKMGYFLELRDDTEQQNYIKGLNSFNKELSHLVKEKTEQVTDMQDSIIRGIATMVESRDNSTGGHILRTSDCIQIFAEELLKHKEITIISPEFCKLLVKAAPMHDLGKIAVDDSILRKPGKFTPEEYEKMKEHPAKGAVIVEKVLTGIDNEDFRKIAVNVAHYHHEKWDGTGYPEKLSGEAIPLEARIMALADVFDALVSKRCYKEAKSFDKAFEIIRNDLGKHFDPVMGSIFIDCRPQLEAYYSSTINEI, encoded by the coding sequence ATGATGGATTTACGAATCATTTATTTAATAGCGTTATTCATCTCACTTGTTGCACTTTACATCTACTACGAATTCAATTCAAATAATCTTAACAAAAACTACCTTACACTATTTCTGACAACCTTTGTATCAAATTTCGGATATGCAATGTCTGTACATGCAGACACTCTGGAAGGAGCTCTTTCGGGAAATCTTCTTTCATATATCGGAAGTATTTTTACAATTCTATTTGGACTTGTTGTTGTCATAGACATGTGTCATAAACGTTTTTATTTTATTCTTCGCTTTGGGCTTGTAATCACAGCAACTGTAATCAGCATTCTTTTAGCTACAACAAAAGAAACAGGCTTTTTCTTTAGTGACCCATATATTATAAAACAGTATGGCTTAACACTAATAAAATTTAAAATGGGTCCTGCAATGATTTTATACATAGGGTTTCTTGCACTAATAAACCTTAGCGCAATACTCACCGTTATTCATTCAATTTTTACAAAGAAAAATGTTTCCAAAAAATCCCTGCAGATTCTTTTATGCATGCTGATATTCGGCACAATGGCTTATATTATTCCGATTTCACTTGGCACCAGAATAAACTTAATGCCATATACCTATATTATTATGGAAGCTTTCTTCCTGTATTTTTCGGCAAAAACAAATACTTATGATCTTCAATTGAATCTGCTTAATGTATATAAAAACCGTACAGGCTATGGTTATATTGCTTTTGATAATAAAAAACGTTTTTTAGGCTGTGATGCTTTTGCTCTCACCTTTTTTCCGAAATTAGGAGACCTCTCTCTCGATTCTTATATTCCAAAATCCTATTCAAACATTATTGAAAATCTTCATTACAAAGATCCAAAATGGGAGTGGAATGAACATTGTAACGAAGATTTCAGAATTCAATATGGGAATAAAGCCGGTATCTGCACAATTCACAGAATTTCTACAAGCAGAATGAAGATGGGATATTTTCTGGAACTTAGAGATGACACAGAACAGCAGAATTATATAAAAGGACTCAATTCCTTCAACAAAGAACTTTCTCATCTTGTTAAAGAAAAAACCGAACAGGTTACTGACATGCAGGATTCCATCATCAGGGGAATTGCGACTATGGTTGAGAGCCGCGATAACTCTACGGGTGGCCATATTCTGCGTACCAGCGACTGTATTCAGATTTTTGCAGAAGAACTTTTAAAACATAAAGAGATTACAATAATCTCTCCAGAGTTCTGTAAGCTGCTGGTAAAAGCGGCTCCTATGCATGATCTTGGAAAAATTGCCGTAGATGATTCCATTCTCCGAAAACCTGGAAAGTTTACTCCAGAGGAATATGAAAAGATGAAGGAACATCCTGCAAAAGGTGCGGTAATCGTAGAAAAGGTTCTTACAGGAATTGATAACGAAGATTTCCGGAAGATTGCTGTAAACGTTGCTCATTATCATCATGAAAAATGGGATGGAACTGGGTATCCGGAAAAGCTTAGCGGAGAAGCAATTCCTCTTGAAGCACGTATAATGGCGCTTGCAGATGTTTTTGATGCACTTGTAAGTAAACGCTGCTACAAGGAAGCAAAGTCTTTTGATAAAGCTTTTGAAATTATCAGAAATGATTTAGGAAAACACTTTGACCCAGTTATGGGGTCAATCTTTATAGACTGCCGCCCACAACTGGAAGCCTACTACAGTTCAACAATCAACGAGATATAA
- a CDS encoding class I SAM-dependent methyltransferase: MADLEKYYNKFHEEHRLTTRHGQVEFRTTMHFIEEALKNFDAGTAKIADLGAGTGRYSVELCHRGYDVTAVELVKHNLEVLRAKHENIKTWQGDARNLHFLDDETFDVTLLFGPLYHLHGDEEKLKALNEAKRITKKGGIILVAYVMNEYSVISYCFKEHKWNEVAAKGGLSPDFHTICDESELYDYVRLEDINRLNAAAGGLKRIKIISADGPADYMRRELNEMSPEEFEAFCQFQLSICEQPELTGAGSHCVDILQKN, translated from the coding sequence ATGGCAGATTTAGAAAAATACTATAACAAATTCCACGAAGAACACCGTCTCACAACCCGCCATGGGCAGGTAGAATTCCGTACCACCATGCATTTCATTGAAGAAGCCCTTAAGAACTTTGACGCTGGTACTGCAAAAATCGCCGACCTTGGAGCAGGCACAGGACGTTATTCAGTTGAACTTTGCCACCGTGGATATGATGTGACTGCCGTAGAACTTGTAAAGCATAATCTGGAAGTACTCCGCGCCAAGCATGAAAACATCAAAACCTGGCAGGGAGATGCCCGTAACCTTCACTTTCTGGATGACGAAACTTTTGACGTTACCCTACTCTTCGGACCACTTTATCATCTTCATGGCGACGAAGAAAAACTCAAGGCACTTAATGAAGCAAAGAGAATCACAAAAAAAGGCGGAATAATTCTTGTTGCCTATGTAATGAATGAATACAGTGTGATTTCCTACTGTTTTAAGGAACATAAATGGAATGAAGTCGCAGCTAAGGGCGGACTCAGTCCAGATTTCCACACCATCTGTGATGAAAGCGAACTATATGACTACGTTCGTCTTGAAGATATCAACAGACTAAACGCCGCGGCCGGAGGTCTTAAACGAATCAAAATTATTTCTGCAGATGGACCTGCAGATTATATGCGCCGCGAACTCAACGAAATGAGTCCGGAAGAATTTGAAGCCTTCTGTCAATTCCAGCTTTCAATCTGTGAACAGCCGGAACTGACAGGAGCAGGAAGCCATTGTGTAGACATACTCCAAAAAAACTAG